The following are encoded together in the Triticum dicoccoides isolate Atlit2015 ecotype Zavitan chromosome 6B, WEW_v2.0, whole genome shotgun sequence genome:
- the LOC119324823 gene encoding uncharacterized protein LOC119324823, translating into MSRRHRSPTAAPPLEDENLLSEILLRLPPQPSSLPRASLVSNRWRRIASDPGFSRRIRRHHRPNPPLLGFFDMDGCRSFVPTLAAPDRFPPGRFSLQRGDDDWFRSLGSRHGLVLILNRPTNQLLVWDPVTGDKHWIAVPPGFECDSDSPIGGAVLRSAVDDHQFLVALVSITEKQDHTRAIGSAYLSETNTWSDIISTPLPPACESRFQLKAEDLPPVECPTMIYSSIPAVLVGDSLYWWLWDSSYNILQFDLDRDSLAVIPPPVDLYDSHVNFSVMRADDGGLGFLFVSKFSVQLWKTKVICDCFASWVLGRTIETDKLFPLDSKERESPMIVGFAEENNVALMWTEGSLFMFQLESLQLKKLVETRISFYHPFESVYTAETSIGGGHDGADLLHST; encoded by the exons ATGAGCCGCCGCCACCGTTCGCCGACGGCGGCACCGCCGCTGGAGGACGAGAACCTcctctccgagatcctcctccgcctccccccgCAGCCGTCCTCCCTCCCTCGCGCCTCGCTCGTCTCCAATCGCTGGCGCCGCATCGCCTCCGACCCCGGCTTCTCCCGCCGcatccgccgccaccaccgccccaaCCCTCCGCTCCTCGGTTTCTTCGACATGGACGGCTGCCGCTCCTTCGTGCCTACCCTCGCCGCCCCGGATCGTTTCCCGCCGGGGCGCTTCTCCCTGCAGCGCGGCGACGACGACTGGTTCCGGTCCCTTGGAAGCCGTCATGGCCTGGTGCTAATCTTGAACAGACCCACGAACCAGTTGCTGGTCTGGGACCCTGTCACCGGCGACAAGCACTGGATTGCCGTTCCCCCGGGATTCGAGTGCGACTCGGACAGCCCGATCGGCGGGGCGGTGCTTCGCTCTGCCGTAGACGACCACCAATTCCTGGTGGCCTTGGTAAGCATCACCGAGAAACAAGACCATACAAGAGCCATCGGCAGCGCTTATTTGTCGGAGACCAATACATGGAGTGATATAATCTCAACACCGCTTCCACCGGCATGCGAATCCCGCTTCCAATTGAAAGCAGAAGACTTGCCACCGGTTGAATGTCCGACCATGATTTATTCGAGCATACCTGCTGTGCTGGTTGGGGATTCCCTTTACTGGTGGCTTTGGGATAGTTCGTACAACATCCTCCAATTTGATTTGGATAGGGACAGCCTAGCCGTGATACCTCCACCGGTGGACTTGTATGACAGTCATGTCAACTTCTCGGTTATGCGGGCAGATGATGGAGGGCTTGGTTTCCTATTTGTATCAAAGTTCAGTGTTCAGTTGTGGAAGACGAAGGTCATTTGTGACTGTTTTGCTTCGTGGGTGTTGGGAAGAACAATTGAAACAGACAAGCTATTTCCGCTGGATTCAAAGGAGAGAGAGTCTCCAATGATAGTAGGATTTGCTGAGGAGAATAATGTGGCTCTCATGTGGACAGAAGGCAGTCTCTTCATGTTCCAGCTTGAGTCGTTGCAGCTCAAGAAGCTCGTGGAAACCAGAATCTCTTTCTATCACCCATTCGAAAGTGTCTATACTGCAG AAACAAGCATTGGTGGTGGACATGATGGAGCTGATCTCTTGCACAGCACATAA